The DNA sequence GGAGGGGTCCAGCCTGTCGATCAGGGGACGTCTGTAATCAAAATCAAGGAGAACCTGTGATGAGCCATTGCATTGATCTGCGCCGGGCGCTGCACCGCCACCCCGAAGCCGGATTTACCGAATTTTTCAGTACGAGCCTGGCGGCCACGGAATTATCCAGGCAGGGCTGGACCCTGCACCTGGGACAGGAGCTATATGAGACAGCCCGTCTGGGCATCCCGGAGCAGCCGGTCCTGGAAGCCGCTCTGGAACGAGCCCGGGCCGCCGGAGCGGATCCCGTCCACCTGGAGCGGATGGCAGGTGGCTACACCGGCCTGATCGCGACCATGCAGCGCGAGACTGGCCCCACCGTGACCCTTCGCTTTGACCTGGACTGCGTCGAAGTTCAGGAAGATCTGGATGTTCCCTGGAAATCCCTGACGCCCGGACTGATGCATGCCTGCGGTCATGACGGGCACACCGCCGTCGGCATTGAACTCGCCCGCCGGCTGAGTGAACTTCCCTGGACCGGCTGCGTCAACCTGGTGTTTCAGCCGGCGGAGGAAGGCGTGCGCGGCGGATCGATTTTTTCTCAGTCCAGCCTGCTTCAGGGCACCGATTACTTTCTGTCCGGTCATCTGGGAATCACCAACGATGCCGAAGATACCCTCTATTCCACCGTATCCCACAGCATGAACACCTCCAAATGGGATCTCACCGTCAAAGGGGAATCCGTCCATGCCGCGCTCTATCCTGAACAAGGAATCAACGCCCTGCTGGCTGCCGCCGATCTGGTGGTAGAGCTGTACCGGCTGCCGGACAATGACCAGACCCAGCTGAACGTCGGCACCCTGACTGCCGGAACCGGTCGCAATGTCGTGGCCGGCGAGGCAAAGCTTCGGGCAGAAACCAGGGGATCCAGCCGGGAAAGCCACGACAGGCTGAACCAGGCGTTCGGGGAGACCTGCCGGGAGATGGAGCGCCGCCATGGTGTGCGCATCAGTCAGACCCTGGCTGGAGAAGCCATTTATTCCCCGCCCCATCCCGAATTGTGCGCGCTGGCCGCCGGACAGGCCGAAGCTGCCGGACTCCGATCGGAGCCGAAACCCTACCCTATGATGGGATCGGAGGATGCGTTCTACTTTATCGACCGGGTCCACCGCGAAGGCGGTCAGGGAGCCTATTTTATCTTTGGCACCGCCATCCGGGCGCCTCATCATAACCCGATGTTTGACTTTAACGAAGCAATTCTGGAAAAGATGGTCAGCTTCTATACCGCCCTGACACGGGAGCTGCTGTCAGCTCCCCGTCGGTGATCCCCTCTCGGGAATCCTGGCCGTCCGTCTGACTTTTATCCGACTGCCATTGCAGGACCGGTCATTCGACCCATCCCGCGAAGACCCATTGCCCGGCCATCCCGCAAGGCGAATAGGCAAGGCAATTACATAAGCCATATACATAAGCCAAATATACAAGGCAGCAGGATCGTCCCTTCCGGGAGGGGCGATCCTGCTGCCTTTTGCATGGTTCATTTGGGAAACTCACTTGAGAGTGAGGCTGGATGACTCGGCTCACTGATTCTTCAGTTCGTTGAGAATCATCCGCTTGTACCGGAGGAATTCTTCGCTGACCCGGAATTCCGGCGAGCGGGGTCTGGGTTCCTCAATCCGAATCTCCCGGCTGATCTGACTGGGCGAGCCGGTCAGAAGACAAATCCGGTCGGACAGGAGAATGGCTTCATCAATGTCATGGGTAATGAACAGCGTGGTCAGGTGAATGCGGTCCATGACCTCAAGGTACCACTGATGGAGGGAAGACCGGGTGATGGTATCAAGGGCCGAGAACGGCTCATCCAGCAGTGCCAGATCCTTCGAAAACAGATAGGTTCGAAGCAGCGCGGCCCGCTGGCGCATGCCCCCTGATAGCTGTCTCGGATACTTGTGTTCTGTTCCGGCCAGCCCGAAGAAGTCAAAGTCCTCGCCGGCTTTTGCCCTGGCTTCGTCCCGACTGACTCCGCGTATTTCCAGGGGCAGGGCGACATTATCCAGGATGGTCTTATAGGGCAGGAGCAGGTCTTTTTGCAGCATGTAGGCAATGTGCCCGGTTTCTCCGGTGACTTCCCGGCCATGCAGGAGAACCTGGCCTTCCTCCGGCTGGATCAAGCCTGAAATGATATTGAACAGGGTGGTTTTTCCGGAACCGGACATACCGAGAATGCTCACCAGCTCTCCGGGGTAAACCGTAATATTGATGTCATCAAGCAGCACCTGGCCGCCGTAGTCCTTGCGGATGCCCCGGGTTTCAAGGACGGGCTGTTCCCGCTTACTGTCCGGGGATGAAAGCATTGGTAAAACCCTGGCCGGCTGGAATTTCCTTCTGAATCAGCTGATTTTCCCACAGCCAGCGATAAAAGCCATCCCAGCGCTGCGCGTCCATCTGCCCCCAGGGCTTGCCCGGATCCAGGATCTGGTTGGCCATCCACTTCTGGCTTTCCTGCGTCAGGGTCGGGTCCAGCTCCGGTGCGTGCTTGAGCAGGATCTCTGCCGCCGCCTGCGGATTCTGAGCGCTGAAGGTATAGCCCTTGGACGCGGCGCCGACAAATTTCCGTACGGTTTCCGGGTCCTGAGCAATCATGCGGTCGGATGCAATCAGCACCGGCGTATAATAGTCAAACACCGGATTGAGGTCCTTAAAAGCAAAGTAGTCAAAATCGAAGCCGGAAACCTGAGCATTGATGCCGGACCAGCCATAGAAGATCCAGACCGAATCCACCTGCCGGGTCTTCAAGGCCGCGACCTCGTCGGTAATGTTGTTGGGAATCAGCTGAACCTTGCTGTAATCGCCGCCATCTTTTTCCACCACATTCCGGATGATGGCCTGCTCCACCGGGTTATCCCAGGTGGCGTATTTCTTTCCTTCCATGCCTTTGGGCCGGCCCAGTCCCTCGCCCTTGCGGGAGATGATCCCCGAGGTGTTGTGCTGCAAAATGGCAGCCACTGCGGTTACAGGCAGCGGTGAATCCGCGGCCAGAGCCGGTGCCAGAGTATCCTGGAAATCGATGCCGAAGTCGGCTTTGCCGGCAGCCACCAGCTGCGGCGAGCCACCCTGCGGCGGAGTCTGAATATCCACATCCAGGCCTGCTTCGGCAAAGTAGCCTTTTTCCTTGGCGACAAACAGCCCGGTATGATTCGTATTCGGTGTCCAATCCAGCAGGACCGTCACTTTCTTCAGATCCCCTGCTGTGGACGGGCTGGCTGGCGCACTGGTCGAAGCCGGTGTCTGGCCGGTGCCCGCGCCGGGGGCCGATGTCACGGCCGGCGCCTGAGGCGCGCAGCTCACCAGCAGAGTGCTCAGCAGGAATCCTGAGATTAGTTTTCGTTTCATATGGTTTCTTCTCCTTACTCTTGAAAAAAATGCTTCTATTTCTTCGTCCATCTGAATTTCAGTGTTTCAATATGTTCTGTTCAATCTTGATTGCAAGTTCCGGCTTCTGCTCCCACTCCTGATCAAAATGAACCAGTTGCTGCCCCCAAGCCTGACCCAAGTGCTCCTTCCTCTGAGAAGTCCGCCCTTGAAAAGCTGTCCCTTGTGAAACCGCCCCGGTCACTCTTCACGAATTCCAAGCTCTATGCCTGTCGAGCTGCCCGCCTCCGGAAGCTTCGCCCGAAAGATCCGGCCACATTAAATTCTTCTTTCCTTATAATCCTACCTATGCTCTTGTTTCGAACCTCTGCTTTCGGATCAGCCTCTGCTTATAGATCCAGCCTCAGCTTTCGTTACTGTCTGCTTCCGGCTGATCCCACGGAGTCATGCGGCGGTGCAGGAATTTCACCAGCGCCATCAGCACGAGGCTGATGCCGGAGATCAGGAAAATGACGGCAAACATTTTATCGTAGGAATAGGATTTGATCACTCGCGTCATGTAGACACCCAACCCGGTGAATCCGCCCAACCACTCAGAAATTACTGCGCCGACAATGGAATAGGATGCTGAAATTTTCAGAGCGGCAAAAAAGGAGTTGGTGGCTCCGGGGAGCTTGATGTGACGGAAGATCTGCATCCGGCTGGCTCCCATGGAGCGCATCAGGTTGACGGCATCCGGATCCACCGACTGGAAGCCGTCAAACAGACCGATCGCAATCGGGAAGAAGGTCGTGAGCACAATGAGCACCACCTTAGGGAAGATGCCGTAGCCAAACCACAGCACCAGGAGCGGCGCGATCGCCACCGTCGGAACCGTCTGGGTTACAACCAGCAGGGGGTACAGCGCTTTGCGCAGACCTCTGAGCAGGTCCATCAGCAGGGCAATGACAAAACCCAGGACAATGCCCAGCATCAATCCGAGGAACGCCTCGAACAGGGTAACCCGCGCATGCATCATCAGCAGTGGCAGATCCCGGAGAAAGGCCCGCACCACCTCCACCGGGGAAGGCAGCATGAAGCTGGGCACCAGTTGCGCCAGGGAGACAGCCTGCCACAAAATCACCAGCAGTCCGATCGCCGTGATGCTGTAAAGTTTATCGGTGATGCTTTGTAACTTTTTCATCAATGGTCAGAAGATCGCCCGAAGGCCGATAGACGGATTTCAGGTACATCGACACGGAGGGCGCTCCGGCCTGGATTGCAATCAGCTGGGCCTGTTTCGCAATTTCCATCAGTTCCTCAAAGTCACCTTCCACCGTCGTTTCAAAGGGACCCACATAATAAGTCAGACCAGTCCTGCGAATGTAGTCAATCACCTCATCCACGATGCGAACTACTTCGCTGGTCTCTGACACGCCTGGTAAAATCTGAATCGCAATGCTTGAATTCATCATATCCTCCTCGTTGTTACGCCCAGGGGAATGTTGATTCCCGATGGGCTGACCTTGTTTACTTTAACAAAAAAACCGTCCCCCGAGGGAACGGTAAATTTTTTTGCATTTGCCGACCTTCCCTACGCTGGCATAACCCAGATCAGGTGATACGGGTTCAGGATTTCTCCTGTCTCAGCTTAAAAATTAAGCACCCCCGGTTCTTTCTCATTCATCCTAACAAATGCCGCCGGCACTGTCAACGCAGTAATTCAATTGCATGCAATTCATTAACCGGATTCCCTCCGACTGTTCCTGCCGAAATCCCTTCAGCGTCGGCCTTGGCACTCGGCATTGAGCTGCCCTGCCCTGATTCCTTCTGAACGCGCAGCCAAGGCCGCCCGACATTCGGACGGCCTTCAAGGTCAGTCAGCTTGATTATTTGATGATCATTGCATTAATTGCCAACAGCTGCGCAGCGGCCCAGCTAGAAGCGGGACGTGCCCAGATGATTCCAGTCATCCATGTTCAGGTCCAGATTTTCATCAACGGACTGATAGAGCTTGCGCCGCAGCTTGACCGGCAGTGACGCCCGGTGATTGCGCGGCCCTTTCAGGGTTTCTTCATAAACCTTCATGACCCGCTCATAAAAAACTTCCGTGGAGAACTGCCGGGAGGATTCCAGGGCGGCCTGTCCCATTGACTTTCTCAGCTGGGGATCTGAAGCCAGCGCTTTGACCGCGTCGCAGAACTCTTCACCGGTCTCATACTGCCAGCCGTTCACTCCATTGATGATGACGTCCTCGATGGCGCCGTCGCGCCGGCAGACTGCCGGCAGACCGCAGGCCAGGGCTTCCCCATAGGTCAGTCCCTGCGTCTCAGAGGTGGAACCGGAAACAAAGGCATCCGCCATATGGTAATAGTCAGGAACCCGCTCCGGAGTTACCATGCCGCTGAAAATCACCCGGTCCTTCAGCCCAAGGTCTTCCACATAGGTTTCCAGAATTTCCTGATAGGGTCCCCCGCCGACAATCATCAGCCGAATGGCGGGATCCAGGTTCTGCAGGAATCTGACAATTTCTTCGATGTTCTTTTCCTTGGCCAGCCGGCCCAGGGACAGCAGGACAAATTCCTCTTCCCCGATTCCGTACCGCGACCGCAGTTCCTGACGCACCTGAGTGTGATCGACTCGCTGGAAGCGGGTCAGATCGATGCCGGAGGGCACCGTATAAATCGCAGTCTTGACATCGTAGCGGTTCAGGATCCCCCGAACTTTCTCGGTGGGAACGATGACTGCATCGGTTCGTTCCAGCAGCGTCTTTGACAGACGCCGGACCAGACTGCGTCCAATGGTTTCATTGGGCGAGAAGTAGTGAATATAGTCCTCATAGACCGTATGATAGGTATGAACGATGGGTATGTCCAGCTTGGTGGCCATCATCTGGGCCAGCAGAAAGGTGGAAAATTCATTGTTGGTATGAATGATATCCGGTCCCCAGTCCTTGATCTCATTGAGTTCATCGGTGGCCAGAGTCCGCATGATCCGGGCTCCCGGATAGAACTTCCCGGCAGAAAAAGACGGAATGACATAGACACATTCTTCATAGCCAAAGGATTCCTTCTGCCGCAGCGTCAGGATCTTGACTTCGTGTCCATGCTTTTCCAATTCATTTTGCAAATTTATGATCGATGTGACTACTCCGTTTATGGTCGGAGCAAAGAAGTCACTGGCAATCAGCACTTTCATAAGCTTCTCCTACTTAACGAAAACCTCTCATGAATCATTTCATGAGGCTATGCAGGCGTTTGATCAGCCGAAGCAGGAATGTCGTTCCTTCGGCTAAGGACCGTCGCTCCGGACTACCAGCCCAGGGCATTGAGCAGGTTGGTAAAGCTGCAGCTCAAGAGCAGCGAATAGGCCGTAACAGCCAACGGTTTGCCCAAAAGGATGATGATAATGAATTTTTTAAAGGTCATATTGGTCAGCCCGGCCATGTAGCACAGCAAATCATCAGGGGCCAGGGGAAGAAAGATTGCGATTGCAAACCATTTGTGGAATTTGCGCTCATCCCCTTCCAGCCATTTCTGATATTTATTCAAGCCTTTTTCCGAACTGAAAATCCGGATGATATCAGGTCCGTAGAACCGGGCAAGATAGAAATTTATGGAAGAACCAATAACAGTCCCCAAATAATTGCACAATATCCCCCAGACAGGTCCAAAGAGCAGGACACCGACCAGGTTTCCCAGAGCTCCCGGCACAATCATGAAGACGGACTGAATGGCCGTGAAGGCAATGAATACCAGCGGCGCCATCAACCCAAAGGGTTCCAGGAAGGCCGCCATAGCTGTCTGTGATTTGAAAATTCCGGTTCGGATTCCATACACAAAGAAAGCTCCTGCCAAGATGAAAGCCAGGAATGAAGTGGCATGGATTATTCGTTTTTTGCGTTGTACCTGGGTCATCTCAATTTCCATGCTAGCCATCCCCTCACCTGCCTTATCAGTAACTGAATCTACTATCATTGTGGTAGATAAAAATTAAACTGAAATTAAAGAATTAGGCCTACCAGCAGTAACCTCAAGCTATGAAAATGTCTATTTTGAATGCTTCTCGATAAAAATAGCCTACCAGCATATACCTATGTCTATCTATAATTTCAGACGAATTTCTGACGGATTTCCCAAAAATCAAGAGTTTTGTAATGAGACTTTTTTCTTTGCATTTTCCATTTGCCGCCCCTATCTCCCCTAGTCAATACCGCTTGCTTATCCGGCGGTATTGATTAGGCCCTATAAGGATCTTTCCCTGGCGGCGCTCGTGGAGCGCATGAGGCGGCTGTCAGCTGTACGTCTTCCCCGCCTGCTGCTAATGTAGGTTTTTTATATGATATCGGCTCACTCGTGAACGGGTCGAAAAACTATTTTATGCTGCAAATGGTTTTTCCCACCATCGACCACTCACCTCCAGTGATTTAGTTAGAGCCATGATTCGAGGGTTCAAATTCTTGGGGGAATCCTTAAGATGATCGCTATGGATCAGGACAGCATCATTGGCGTCAGTGAGAACAAAGCGGCTAAGGCCGCCTGTCGTACCTCGCGTGTTTATTTAGGCTCTGGTGTTAATCAGAGCCCCTCTTATATTCAAATACTTTCCCGAATATGCTTGTATATTTCTCGGGGCGCATCAGCCCGCCACAGGATTCGCAGTCAAACTGCGGAGGTTCGTTAATATTGCTTTGGTCCATTTCGTCAAATGTTTTAACAACACTTAATGGAATTTCTTCCTCTGCCCCACAGCTAGTGCATATATACCGGACGATCGGTTGATTAATCGCCTGCTTTCTTTGATTCGCACCTTGTGTTTTCTTCTTTCGTTTCTTGCTAACCTGCATTTCGTCCTTCCCACCTGTACCTTTCCTGATTTCTTCTTTTCTCAGGTACCACTATATCACTCTTTTTCATGAGTGCACCACATTCGCATTTCAATGGATTTTTATCATATTCGAGCATCATACGGAACTTCCATGTTTTCATTTTCTTTAATCTTGCGTATTTTTCTTTGGATATCAGTCTGCGTTCGATTCGCCTGGCTCTCAAGTTGTTTCGCGAGTAGATTCCATAGTTTCGAATCATCTTAAAGTGAGTATCCGGAATATGAATGATTAACCGATGGATGAACTCCATGGCACTAATGGATTCCTGAACTTCCTGGGACTGACCGTGAGGCGTATACTTAAATGTCACTGTCTTGCCGTCATATGCAACTATTCTTGATTCAGCGATTGCAGGACGTCCAGCATATCGGGCCAGATACTTCGACACAATCTGAAGATCGGTGATTTCGCCTTTGGCATAAACATAAAATCCATTCTCTTTCTGCTTGTATAGCTTGTTTATCAAAGAACACATCCATCCCGTTGGAAAGGACTCTTTCATCAGATCGAGCAACTCTTTTTGCCAGAAATACCGTAGTTTCTTGTAATTTAGATACTTTAACGTGCGATCTTCCGTAACTCCCAGACAACGCAAAGACATGATGATATGAACGTGTGGGTTCCATTTCAAGTCCCGGCCAAAAGTGTGAATTACGCTGATGATGCCGGTTTCAAACCGCTGCGTCTGATTCATCTGGTAGATCGTTTCCTTCAAAACTTTAGCAGCGCGATCTGAGAGATCCTTTAGCATTCCCCGGTTCTTCCGAAAATAGATTCTGAGTTCCGCCGGAATCGTAAATACCAGATGCTTATGGGGCGCATTGATCAGTCGGGACTCAAGTTTTTCCGCCCACTTATCCCGGTAGAGCTTTCCGCAACTGGAACAGAAACGGCTTTTACAGGTGAATGGAACCAAGACCTCAGAAGTACATTGTGCACAAGTGTATACAGTCCATCCGTTTTCAAACTTGCCGCAATTCAACATCCGTTCCACTTCTTTGTGGACCGATATGCGAATCATTTCGGGGTTCTCAGCAACGAACTGATCCCAGTGTTCCTCGAAAATCTGCTTAATCTTACCCATATAATCACCTGCTGATTAATTCTTAAAACCATTATAATAAGCGGGTTAAGCTTGTTCCACAAAAGTATAATTTCCTACAACAGAACAAAGGTGACATCACCTTCACTCATGAGTTTGAGCAGTTAAAAACCAGAGGGGTCTGAACATCCAGGTCTGTCATAAAGCCGATCTAGAGTCCAAGGGGATGGTGGTGAGCACTGTCAAGTTCGTGAAAAGCAGCTTCCTTGCCCATTGATTCTTTATGGAGGAAGAGGATCTCAACGAATCATTTTTTCCCTGGCTGGAGCGGACTGGTAATGACAAAGTCCATGGAACGACAAAAAAGTACCGTTCGCAAGTGTTTCAATGGGAACGCGAACACTTGCGAGCGGTATTCTATTACTCAGGGGACCTACAAAAATACCCGGTAGCGATGTTACTGCCGCCCAGGACGAGCTCCCCGTCTATGATGCCTTCGGCGATATTCATCAACATTGTCATAAAAATGTCACTTAATCACAAATCAGGATGATATGATAGACATATCAAATTAGGGGGTGTGGTGCATATTGAAAAGGGATTCTGGTCAAAAACTTCTAAAGGTGATTCTCTGCTTATCTATGGTACTTTCTCTGTATTTGTCACAGACCTCAATAGCATTCGGGAAAAATGTTGATAGGCAGGAAGAGGAAATACAATACCTGTTCAAATCTAAACAACCTAGAGATCATATCAAAGCTTTTGAGATAAAAGAAAAAAGAGGAGATAATATCTTTAAATCGGAAACGAATTATTTCAAGTCTCTTCAAAAATCTCAAAAGGAACTTATCTTTGAAAACATCAATAATCCAATGGCTCTAAGTCAACTAGATCAAATTCATAAGGAAGTTGAAAAATATAAAGATAGCATAGAAGAAGATAAAAATAAACCTGTACAAGAACTTCGAAATATCGGATATTCTGATGAGCAAATTGAAATCCTTAGAACGTACGATCGTTCTGACATTTCAACTACAGCTCTATCACCTAATCTAATTGTCTATGGTGATTTTGACAATGAAACATTAACCTCTACATCAACAAAAGTTCGCCTAATTGTATGTTTCGATTGGACTGAAGGAAAAAGAGGTGCACTTCTTAATGTCAAAGATATATTTGCAGTCGCATGGAGCAATGATATGGTCCCCATTGATTCAAATACATGGAGTGTTATTACTTACTGTTTCCGTACTGGAGCCCCCAATATGACTGTTAGTGAAAAAGTATTACCAGAGTCTACTAACTCAAATTACATTACATTTTGGACAGCGTCTTCCAGAAACGGGATCATGTGTGACATTGATTCAGGAACTATAGTCACGATGTTAACAAAAAACAAGAGAATTACAGATACTATTGCATATGCTAGTTACGGCGCGGGTGCAGTCAGCATAGTCCCTGGCTTTTCAATTGGCTATCCAGCAGGTGCTGGTATTTCCATTAACTTCGATTATAGAGTGGAAAAGGTTGGTGCTGTTAGAGTATACCAACCCTCGGCATATTAACTATGGAATTTATAGGTATTGTTCTTGTTGTTTTTGCTTACTTCATTGAGTTTCGTATTACCAATGGAGTAACTCCAGTAGGTTTATCAGATGTCATATTTTATATTTTTGTACTTCTGAGTATTCGATCTATCAGGATAAAGCATTAGATGACCTTAAGCGACTGATGACAGATGGGACATATGCTTTTCTCCATACTCCGAACAAAAAAAACGCTGATCGGGATTCCATTCTAAAATGTATTTTGATATACTGATCATGCTAATAACTTAGTAAGGATCCTCCCTGACGACTCGGCGCGAACCATAGAGTCAGGGAGGGTCTCTTTTTGCCCACCACAATATTATTAGGGACACTATATCCGTCTATTTACGGACAGACAAGGCTGGCTACTATGGGACGATTGGTTCCGGCATAAACAATACTCCACTGCTACTCCCCGAATAATGTATCCGTTTAGTTGGCAATAGCTTTTAGGATGGTACAGTAAAGTTAGCAATGGAACATGTTAACAATGGAGCATGTTTACCATATCAGATACCAGTTCAATGAAAAAGGAAAAAGTAAAGAGCCGGCATACAATCTGCTAATTTTTTATGACCCCTGAGCCACCGCCTTCATTGTTCGGTATGATTTGAAAAAAGCCATTGTTCCCATGGCTTAAAAGACTTGTGGTAATAAGTCAAGTAGCAAAAACAGAGTAAAATAAATGTTGGACATCCAATAACCTTAAAAAAGGCAACATCAAATTAACCCACCGAACATTCAGAACATATGTTCGTGGTTTGATGAAGGATATGCACATCAGGTCAGCTCACCTGATCTCTATACACTCCTTTCCGGTGCATAAAGTTGGTGGTTTCGTAGCAGCACATCCACCATGCGCACAAGTTTTCTGGCGGTAAGGACGAGGGCTCGTTTATGCTGATTTTTAGGAACTTCGTTGTATTTCTTGAGGTAGTACTCCCGATATACCGGCTCATTGCGCATCACTGAATTGGCAGCTTCAACCAGATTGTAACGCAGGTAGTGGTTTCCGGTCCGGGTCAGGGAGGTTCGTTCTGATTCATAGTTACCAGACTGGTTCCGCTTCCAGTAAAGACCGGCGTACTTAGCCAGCTTGGCTTCATTCTCGAAGCGTCCGATCTGACCCACCTCCGCCAGGATGCCCGCAGCATAAACGGGTCCAATCCCAGGAATACTGAGCAGACTCTGGCTCTCTGGCAATGTCTCAAGGATTTGCTCTATGGCTTTTTCAAGAGATTTGATCTGATCCTTGATGGTTTTGATCATCAGTGCGTAGGTGGCAAGCACCACGTCCACAGATTCCTGCATTACCTTACCGAGGCGGTAGGAGTCCCTTGCAGCCTTGGCAATGGACTCGGCCAGCTTCAGGGGGTCGCCGAAACGGCCACGCCCCTTCTGCTGGAGGATGGAAGCCAGTTCTTCCAGATCCATTTTGGCGATGTCATCCAAGGTGAGGGAATCGGTGAGAAGATCCATCATGGCAGCCCCAAAGACCGAAGTATCCACTTCCTTGGTCAGGGTGTTGCATTTGTAGTAGAGATTCTCCAGGAAGTGCTGTTTGCACTCCGTCATCTGCTGCATCAGCTGATATCGTGACCGTGTCAGTCGCTGCAGAGACAAATACTTCTCTTCCTTCAGGAGGGATGTATTGAACCGTTCAAAACGCAGGAAATCAGCGATGCGGAAAGCATCAATGACATCTGTTTTATCTTCTTCGAAAATTCCCTTGAAGCGGTGAATGGACTTGGGGTTCATGACAACGACCGCCAGACCAATGGCTTTGAGTTCAGGGTCTAAAGCCAGGAAGGTGGATGGATGGAAGCTGTAAACCGATGTCGATTCCATACCTGCAATCACCCGGGTGTAAGCAGTCTTTTGTGTGAAATGCAGGATATCCGCTTTGAGGATTGCGGCTCCATTGAGATTGTTAGGCAGGACACACTCTTTGAGAATATTGGCTTCACTGTCGAGAAAACACACATCCAGTTTTTCGGAACTAACGTCGATACCGACATATAATTTCATGGTCAGGACCTCTTTTCGAAAAAATTTGGAACGGCTTGGATACTGAACGATATCCCTGGCACCAACAGTCTGGCGACAACCTCGCGCATGAGTATTCCTTTCTACCCTCTCCGAAAGCTGCCCGATGCTGCTAACATCGGTACAGAGAAGGAAGCGATACAGCTTGTGAGTTTTCGGTACAACTAATGGCTGGGAGACAGTCTTTGAAATGCAGTCTGGCTGCAGCAGACAATAGCCTTAATCCAGATAGATCCATATTCCATAGTTCTATTATCCAGGGATATGATTCAGTATCCAAGATACAATATGGCAAATACCTTAACTAAACTTATAATACGAGGAGATTTACGATGAAACTGCAAGAGATCGAACTGGTCCGGATCGACGGGCAAAAAACCACCATGGCAGAATACAGCCGCCAGGTCGTGCTGGTTGTCAATACGGCCTGCCTTTGAGGCTTCACCCCCCAATTCGGTGAATTGGAGACCCTTTGGCAGACCTACAAGGAAAAAGGATTCGTAGTCCTTGGTTTTCCCTGCAATCAGTTTGGCGGCCAA is a window from the Clostridiaceae bacterium HFYG-1003 genome containing:
- a CDS encoding transposase translates to MGKIKQIFEEHWDQFVAENPEMIRISVHKEVERMLNCGKFENGWTVYTCAQCTSEVLVPFTCKSRFCSSCGKLYRDKWAEKLESRLINAPHKHLVFTIPAELRIYFRKNRGMLKDLSDRAAKVLKETIYQMNQTQRFETGIISVIHTFGRDLKWNPHVHIIMSLRCLGVTEDRTLKYLNYKKLRYFWQKELLDLMKESFPTGWMCSLINKLYKQKENGFYVYAKGEITDLQIVSKYLARYAGRPAIAESRIVAYDGKTVTFKYTPHGQSQEVQESISAMEFIHRLIIHIPDTHFKMIRNYGIYSRNNLRARRIERRLISKEKYARLKKMKTWKFRMMLEYDKNPLKCECGALMKKSDIVVPEKRRNQERYRWEGRNAG
- a CDS encoding IS110 family transposase, whose translation is MKLYVGIDVSSEKLDVCFLDSEANILKECVLPNNLNGAAILKADILHFTQKTAYTRVIAGMESTSVYSFHPSTFLALDPELKAIGLAVVVMNPKSIHRFKGIFEEDKTDVIDAFRIADFLRFERFNTSLLKEEKYLSLQRLTRSRYQLMQQMTECKQHFLENLYYKCNTLTKEVDTSVFGAAMMDLLTDSLTLDDIAKMDLEELASILQQKGRGRFGDPLKLAESIAKAARDSYRLGKVMQESVDVVLATYALMIKTIKDQIKSLEKAIEQILETLPESQSLLSIPGIGPVYAAGILAEVGQIGRFENEAKLAKYAGLYWKRNQSGNYESERTSLTRTGNHYLRYNLVEAANSVMRNEPVYREYYLKKYNEVPKNQHKRALVLTARKLVRMVDVLLRNHQLYAPERSV